The Streptomyces tendae genome has a window encoding:
- a CDS encoding TetR/AcrR family transcriptional regulator: MTAIEQTDAVRPRGTRLPRRARRNQLLGAAQEVFVAQGYHAAAMDDIAERAGVSKPVLYQHFPGKLDLYLALLDQHCEALIQSVRHALASTSDNKQRVRATMDAYFAYVEDDGGAFRLVFESDLTNEPAVRERVDKVTNECAEAICDVIAEDTGLSRAESMLLASGLGGLAQVVARSWLHSDRSVPRDQAVQLLASLAWRGIAGFPLHGNEHH, from the coding sequence GTGACAGCCATCGAGCAGACGGACGCGGTACGCCCGAGGGGTACACGCCTTCCGCGCCGTGCCCGACGGAACCAGTTGCTGGGCGCCGCCCAGGAGGTCTTCGTCGCGCAGGGTTACCACGCTGCCGCCATGGACGACATCGCCGAGCGCGCGGGTGTCAGCAAGCCGGTGCTGTACCAGCACTTCCCCGGCAAGCTCGACCTGTACCTGGCGCTGCTGGACCAGCACTGCGAGGCGCTGATCCAGTCGGTGCGGCACGCGCTGGCGTCGACGTCGGACAACAAGCAGCGGGTCCGGGCGACCATGGACGCGTACTTCGCGTACGTCGAGGACGACGGCGGAGCCTTCCGCCTGGTCTTCGAGTCGGACCTGACGAACGAGCCGGCCGTGCGCGAGCGCGTCGACAAGGTCACCAACGAGTGTGCGGAGGCCATCTGTGACGTCATCGCGGAGGACACCGGGCTGTCGCGTGCGGAGTCGATGCTCCTCGCGTCGGGGCTCGGCGGTCTCGCCCAGGTGGTGGCGCGGTCCTGGCTGCACAGCGACCGCAGCGTGCCCCGCGACCAGGCGGTGCAGCTGCTGGCCTCGCTGGCGTGGCGGGGCATCGCGGGCTTCCCGCTTCACGGCAACGAGCACCACTGA
- a CDS encoding alpha/beta fold hydrolase — protein sequence MSASELPSVPPTSVLPEPAAVRVAEGEQLRSVRLPGVTLTVRSRPPAHEGLPPAFFVHGLGGSSLNWSALMALLDDVVDSEAVDLPGFGDSPPPDDGDYSITAHARAVIRCLEASGRGPVHLFGNSLGGAVVTRVAAVRPDLVRTLTLVSPALPELRVQRTAVPTGLLAVPGVAPLFTRITREWTAEQRVRGVLQLCYGDPGRVTPEGFRHAVEEMERRLRLPYFWDAMARSARGLVSAYTLGGQQGLWRQAERVLAPTLLVYGGRDQLVGFRMAQRSARAFRDSRLVTLPDAGHVAMMEYPDTVALSFRELLRDATGSAGEGDTVQPDAQGAPGPSADTGGPTTAEITRG from the coding sequence ATGTCTGCGTCCGAGCTGCCCTCCGTGCCGCCCACCAGCGTGCTGCCCGAGCCGGCGGCGGTCAGGGTGGCGGAGGGAGAGCAGCTCAGGTCGGTGCGGCTGCCCGGCGTGACGCTGACGGTCAGATCCCGGCCGCCGGCCCACGAAGGCCTCCCGCCCGCCTTCTTCGTCCACGGACTCGGCGGCTCCTCGCTGAACTGGTCGGCCCTGATGGCCCTGCTGGACGACGTCGTCGACAGCGAGGCCGTGGACCTGCCGGGATTCGGCGACTCCCCGCCGCCGGACGACGGCGACTACTCGATCACCGCGCACGCCCGCGCGGTGATCCGCTGTCTGGAGGCATCCGGCCGCGGACCGGTGCACCTCTTCGGCAACTCGCTCGGCGGCGCGGTCGTGACCCGGGTCGCCGCCGTGCGCCCCGACCTCGTCCGCACCCTCACCCTGGTCTCACCGGCGCTGCCGGAACTGCGCGTGCAGCGCACCGCCGTCCCCACGGGGCTGCTGGCCGTACCCGGAGTCGCACCGCTGTTCACCCGGATCACCCGGGAGTGGACGGCCGAGCAGCGGGTCCGCGGCGTCCTGCAGCTCTGTTACGGCGATCCCGGGCGGGTGACCCCGGAAGGGTTCCGGCACGCGGTGGAGGAGATGGAGCGGCGGCTGCGGCTGCCGTACTTCTGGGACGCGATGGCGCGCTCCGCGCGGGGGCTCGTCAGCGCCTACACGCTGGGTGGCCAGCAGGGACTCTGGCGGCAGGCCGAGCGGGTGCTCGCGCCGACCCTGCTGGTCTACGGCGGCCGGGACCAGCTCGTCGGCTTCCGCATGGCCCAGCGGTCCGCGCGCGCCTTCCGCGACTCCCGGCTGGTGACACTCCCGGACGCGGGACACGTGGCGATGATGGAGTATCCGGACACCGTGGCGTTGTCGTTCCGTGAACTCCTGAGGGATGCAACGGGTTCCGCGGGCGAGGGGGATACTGTGCAGCCGGACGCACAGGGCGCTCCGGGTCCGTCCGCCGACACCGGCGGCCCGACCACCGCCGAGATCACGAGGGGCTGA
- a CDS encoding DUF3152 domain-containing protein: MGRHSRRGPAPKGDTADTTTAGRSGRDARETRHDERDGVVPAQQQPRRAPSGAGQGHGAPYPDGPSATPAHGTPSPPGTPGTPGAATYGYGYGAPGHGRPAPGVPRLPDGWQPDGTPARGVPRFGEGTPPRGVPRYADGTPARGVPRFGDGTPPQGVPRYGDGTQTHGVPRYADGTPAHGTPQVRGGHPEQQEPGGGWGDPHGRTATGAGHGAPDARQGVPLPRQRRAPADGPRQDYVEAFDDRADDLFTPRRPAARTQADPYDAVTAWDSTPDPGIPSDRDTDTDAEDETPTGVPAQTKGGKGRAFTGMAAAAVTTVLAVVVAGQVADDRDAPGVQAQSSAEQARDARDPASRGDARETPRAPTARPLTYEQQMNRKFPLAATRAGTGKFDAVEGIDKAPGKGRKITYRVDVERGLDLDGALFAEAVHRTLNDNRSWAHNGALAFERIHSGSPDFVITLASPETTADWCAKSGLDTTEDNVSCDSAATERVLINAYRWAQGAETYGDKMYAYRQMLINHEIGHRLGHNHVTCDKDGDLAPVMQQQTKFLDHDGIRCRPNAWPYPKG, encoded by the coding sequence GTGGGACGCCACAGCCGCCGCGGGCCCGCCCCGAAGGGCGACACCGCCGACACCACCACTGCCGGCCGCAGCGGCCGTGACGCCCGTGAGACGCGTCACGACGAGCGCGACGGGGTGGTGCCGGCGCAGCAGCAGCCGCGGCGAGCGCCGTCCGGTGCCGGCCAAGGCCATGGGGCGCCCTACCCGGACGGCCCGTCCGCCACTCCGGCGCACGGCACACCGAGCCCGCCCGGCACTCCGGGCACTCCGGGCGCTGCGACGTACGGATACGGGTACGGGGCACCGGGCCACGGGAGGCCGGCACCTGGTGTGCCGCGCCTGCCGGACGGATGGCAGCCGGACGGGACCCCGGCGCGCGGTGTTCCCCGTTTCGGGGAGGGCACGCCGCCGCGGGGTGTGCCGCGGTACGCGGACGGGACTCCCGCGCGGGGCGTTCCCCGGTTCGGGGACGGGACCCCGCCCCAGGGTGTCCCGCGCTACGGCGACGGGACGCAGACTCACGGTGTCCCGCGGTACGCGGACGGGACTCCCGCGCACGGGACTCCGCAGGTAAGAGGCGGTCACCCCGAGCAGCAGGAGCCCGGCGGCGGCTGGGGAGACCCGCACGGGCGCACCGCGACCGGGGCGGGCCACGGCGCGCCTGACGCCCGGCAGGGCGTGCCCCTCCCGCGCCAGCGCCGGGCGCCCGCCGACGGACCGCGCCAGGACTACGTCGAGGCGTTCGACGACCGGGCCGACGACCTCTTCACCCCGCGCAGGCCCGCCGCCCGGACCCAGGCCGACCCGTACGACGCCGTCACCGCGTGGGACAGCACCCCCGACCCCGGCATCCCCTCGGACCGCGACACCGACACGGACGCCGAGGACGAGACGCCGACGGGCGTCCCCGCGCAGACCAAGGGCGGCAAGGGGCGCGCGTTCACCGGCATGGCGGCCGCCGCCGTCACCACCGTGCTGGCCGTCGTCGTCGCCGGGCAGGTCGCCGACGACCGCGACGCCCCCGGCGTACAGGCGCAGTCCTCCGCCGAGCAGGCGCGCGACGCGCGTGACCCCGCCTCGCGTGGGGACGCCCGCGAGACGCCCAGGGCGCCCACGGCACGGCCACTGACGTACGAGCAGCAGATGAACCGCAAGTTCCCCCTGGCCGCCACCCGCGCGGGCACGGGGAAGTTCGACGCCGTAGAGGGCATCGACAAGGCGCCCGGCAAGGGGCGGAAGATCACGTACCGGGTGGACGTGGAGCGGGGGCTCGATCTCGACGGCGCCCTGTTCGCCGAGGCCGTGCACCGGACACTCAACGACAACCGGAGCTGGGCGCACAACGGCGCCCTCGCCTTCGAGCGGATCCACTCCGGCAGCCCCGACTTCGTGATCACTCTCGCCAGCCCCGAGACGACCGCCGACTGGTGCGCCAAGTCGGGCCTGGACACCACCGAGGACAACGTCTCCTGCGACTCCGCGGCCACCGAACGCGTGCTGATCAACGCGTACCGCTGGGCGCAGGGCGCGGAGACCTACGGCGACAAGATGTACGCCTACCGCCAGATGCTGATCAACCACGAGATCGGCCACCGCCTGGGCCACAACCACGTCACCTGCGACAAGGACGGCGACCTGGCCCCGGTGATGCAGCAGCAGACCAAGTTCCTCGACCACGACGGAATCCGCTGCCGCCCCAACGCCTGGCCCTACCCCAAGGGTTAG
- a CDS encoding DUF3492 domain-containing protein translates to MRIGLLTEGGYPYVGGEGGVWCERLVRGLGRHEFDVYAFSTGQAQEDAGWVELPPQVTRVRTAPLWTAEDDGVVHGRRARRRFAEHYGELAAALCTAKESGTAEADRFANALHGLAELARDEGGLVAALRSEQAVRTLERACRAPGARRTAREARVPDLLTVAAHLERALRPLSLDWYEEDGLGAVDLCHAASGGTAALPGLLAHHFFGVPLLVTEYGVRLRTHYLTRPDASPAVRSLLAAFHGRLTAETYRTAAMITPGNAHARRWQERCGADRAKLRTVHPGMDPAPFAHAGENPGTADPHTLVWTGRVEPAKDLVSLLHAFAEIRTAEPRSRLRIVGRPSGPEGAAYLGHCTALAAQLFPDEADGPHAVGQNPVSFEELGGPGAETAAAVRAGGAVTVLSSVVEGFPVGLIESMFCGRATVSTDVGAVVEVIGGTGLVVPPRNPRALAEACVSLLRDPERRARLGAAARARALELFTVEQNVTAFHGLYLEIVARTPVRRPVLDGTGDPQPFAAPAEAHVTGHWTEPTPRAVPTWAVETPVPATETVR, encoded by the coding sequence GTGCGCATCGGACTGCTTACGGAGGGTGGTTATCCGTATGTGGGCGGTGAGGGCGGGGTGTGGTGCGAACGCCTGGTGCGCGGGCTCGGCCGACACGAGTTCGACGTCTACGCGTTCAGCACCGGTCAGGCCCAGGAGGACGCGGGCTGGGTGGAGCTGCCGCCGCAGGTCACCAGGGTGCGCACGGCGCCGCTGTGGACCGCCGAGGACGACGGGGTGGTCCACGGCCGCCGCGCCCGCCGGCGTTTCGCCGAGCACTACGGCGAACTGGCCGCCGCCCTGTGCACCGCGAAAGAGTCCGGCACCGCCGAGGCGGACCGTTTCGCCAACGCGCTCCACGGACTCGCCGAACTGGCCCGCGACGAGGGCGGACTGGTCGCCGCACTCCGCTCCGAGCAGGCCGTACGCACTCTGGAACGCGCCTGTCGTGCGCCTGGCGCGCGGCGCACCGCGCGCGAGGCCCGCGTCCCGGATCTGCTGACGGTCGCCGCCCACCTGGAGCGCGCCCTGCGCCCCCTCTCCCTCGACTGGTACGAGGAGGACGGCCTTGGCGCGGTGGACCTCTGCCACGCCGCGTCCGGCGGCACCGCCGCACTCCCGGGCCTGCTCGCCCACCACTTCTTCGGCGTGCCCCTCCTGGTCACCGAGTACGGCGTCCGCCTGCGCACCCACTACCTCACCCGCCCGGACGCCTCGCCCGCGGTCCGGTCGCTGCTCGCCGCCTTCCACGGCCGGCTGACCGCCGAGACCTATCGCACGGCCGCGATGATCACCCCCGGCAACGCGCACGCCCGGCGCTGGCAGGAGCGCTGCGGCGCCGACCGCGCGAAACTGCGCACGGTCCACCCGGGCATGGACCCCGCGCCCTTCGCGCACGCGGGGGAGAACCCAGGGACGGCGGACCCGCACACCCTCGTCTGGACCGGCCGGGTGGAACCCGCCAAGGACCTGGTCTCGCTGCTGCACGCCTTCGCGGAGATCCGCACGGCCGAGCCCAGGAGCCGGCTGCGGATAGTCGGCCGCCCTTCGGGTCCGGAGGGCGCCGCCTACCTCGGTCACTGCACGGCACTGGCCGCGCAGCTCTTCCCGGACGAGGCCGACGGCCCGCACGCCGTCGGGCAGAACCCGGTGTCCTTCGAGGAACTCGGCGGCCCCGGCGCCGAGACCGCCGCCGCCGTTCGCGCGGGCGGCGCCGTCACCGTGCTCTCCAGCGTCGTCGAGGGGTTCCCGGTGGGGCTGATCGAGTCGATGTTCTGCGGACGTGCGACGGTCTCCACGGACGTCGGCGCGGTCGTCGAGGTGATCGGCGGCACCGGTCTCGTCGTGCCGCCGCGCAATCCGCGGGCGCTCGCCGAGGCGTGCGTCTCGCTGCTGCGCGACCCCGAGCGCCGCGCGCGGCTCGGCGCCGCCGCACGCGCCCGGGCGCTCGAACTGTTCACCGTCGAGCAGAACGTCACCGCGTTCCACGGCCTCTACCTGGAGATCGTCGCGCGGACACCGGTACGCCGGCCCGTCCTCGACGGCACCGGCGACCCCCAGCCCTTCGCCGCCCCCGCCGAGGCCCATGTCACCGGCCACTGGACCGAACCCACCCCCCGCGCCGTCCCCACCTGGGCCGTGGAGACGCCGGTGCCCGCCACGGAGACCGTCAGATGA
- a CDS encoding NAD-dependent epimerase/dehydratase family protein codes for MRVLLIGANGYIGRFVADRLLADPAVQLTALGRGDDADVRFDLATGSPGALTRFLDAVHPGVVVNCAGATRGGARELTRHNTVAVATICEALRRSGCGARLVQIGCGSEYGPSQPGSSTAEDAVPRPGGPYGVSKLAATELVLGSGLDAVVLRVFSPVGPGTPAGSPLGRLAEAMRRAMQSGDGELKLGGLGAQRDFVDVRDVARAVHAASLSAAQGVINIGSGRAVRLRDAAGILARVAGYGGALNELDGLPGPHVGAVHATHTAHASHLRATIGHPRGESEHHTATSPAAFPYPDGCGTWQQADVRTARDRLGWRPRINLEESLADIWMEAACRI; via the coding sequence ATGAGGGTCCTGCTGATCGGAGCCAACGGCTACATCGGCCGTTTCGTCGCCGACCGCCTGCTGGCCGACCCCGCCGTCCAGCTCACCGCCCTCGGCCGCGGTGACGACGCCGACGTCCGCTTCGACCTCGCCACCGGAAGCCCCGGCGCCCTCACCCGCTTCCTCGACGCCGTCCACCCCGGTGTGGTCGTCAACTGCGCCGGTGCCACACGCGGCGGCGCCCGCGAACTCACCCGCCACAACACCGTCGCCGTCGCCACCATCTGCGAGGCACTGCGCCGCAGCGGCTGCGGGGCGCGGCTCGTGCAGATCGGCTGCGGCTCCGAGTACGGGCCCAGCCAGCCGGGCTCCTCCACGGCCGAGGACGCCGTCCCCCGCCCCGGCGGCCCGTACGGCGTCAGCAAGCTCGCCGCCACCGAACTGGTCCTCGGCTCCGGCCTGGACGCCGTGGTGCTGCGGGTGTTCTCGCCCGTCGGCCCCGGCACCCCCGCCGGGTCGCCCCTCGGCCGCCTCGCCGAGGCCATGCGCCGCGCCATGCAGTCCGGCGACGGGGAGCTCAAGCTCGGCGGTCTCGGTGCCCAGCGCGACTTCGTGGACGTCCGCGACGTGGCGCGCGCCGTGCACGCCGCCTCGCTCTCCGCCGCGCAGGGCGTCATCAACATCGGCTCCGGGCGCGCCGTCCGCCTCCGGGACGCCGCCGGGATCCTCGCCCGGGTGGCCGGCTACGGCGGCGCCCTCAACGAGCTCGACGGGCTCCCCGGCCCCCACGTCGGGGCCGTCCACGCCACGCACACCGCCCACGCCTCCCATCTGCGGGCGACCATCGGGCACCCTCGCGGCGAATCCGAGCACCACACGGCCACCTCACCCGCCGCGTTCCCGTACCCCGACGGCTGCGGAACCTGGCAGCAGGCCGACGTGCGCACCGCGCGCGACCGGCTCGGCTGGCGGCCCCGGATCAACCTCGAGGAGTCGCTGGCGGACATCTGGATGGAGGCGGCATGCCGTATCTGA
- a CDS encoding spherulation-specific family 4 protein yields the protein MPYLTSSRPGTATTDVRTGLGVPGVAHPLLAADEWNRLHRAGTPLHWVVLDVADGPGVQPDPHCLQAAGRLRNAGVRVLGHVDAAYGLRSFGEIISDAHRFLDWYQVDGFLLDRCPADRAALPEVRRTVATLRVIREGAHVVLGHGTHPHPGYAEHADQLVTYSGPWSDYRWSQVAEWTADHPPERFCHFVHGVPRPHLEEALRVARWQGAATIYFTDHSDRVSGHAGPADPWGPLPGYWDDIVSRVGTGVSE from the coding sequence ATGCCGTATCTGACCAGCTCCAGACCGGGCACCGCGACCACCGACGTCCGCACCGGCCTCGGTGTCCCGGGGGTCGCGCACCCCCTCCTCGCCGCCGACGAGTGGAACCGGCTCCACCGCGCCGGAACCCCCCTGCACTGGGTGGTGCTCGACGTGGCCGACGGCCCCGGGGTCCAGCCGGACCCGCACTGCCTGCAGGCGGCGGGCCGCCTGCGCAACGCCGGCGTGCGCGTCCTCGGGCACGTCGACGCCGCCTACGGGCTGCGGAGCTTCGGGGAGATCATCTCGGACGCCCACCGCTTCCTCGACTGGTACCAGGTCGACGGCTTCCTCCTCGACCGCTGCCCCGCCGACCGCGCGGCGCTCCCCGAGGTACGGCGCACCGTCGCCACCCTCCGGGTCATCCGCGAGGGCGCCCACGTCGTCCTCGGCCACGGCACGCATCCGCACCCCGGCTACGCCGAGCACGCCGACCAGCTGGTCACCTACTCCGGCCCCTGGAGCGACTACCGCTGGTCGCAGGTCGCGGAGTGGACCGCGGACCATCCGCCCGAGCGGTTCTGCCACTTCGTGCACGGCGTGCCCCGGCCGCACCTGGAGGAGGCCCTGCGCGTCGCCCGCTGGCAGGGCGCCGCCACCATCTACTTCACCGACCACTCCGACCGCGTCTCCGGCCACGCCGGCCCGGCCGATCCCTGGGGGCCGCTGCCCGGCTACTGGGACGACATCGTCTCGCGTGTCGGAACGGGTGTCTCGGAATGA
- the moeZ gene encoding adenylyltransferase/sulfurtransferase MoeZ, which yields MSLPPLVEPAPELTVDEVRRYSRHLIIPDVGMDGQKRLKNAKVLFVGAGGLGSPGLMYMAAAGVGTLGIVEFDEVDESNLQRQIIHSQSDIGRPKAESARDTIKGINPYVNVVLHEERLEADNVMDLFSQYDLIVDGTDNFATRYLVNDACVLLNKPYVWGSIYRFDGQASVFWSEHGPCYRCLYPEPPPPGMVPSCAEGGVLGVLCASIGSIQANEAIKLLAGIGEPLVGRLMIYDALEMQYRQVKVRKDPDCAICGENPTVTELIDYEAFCGVVSEEAQAAAADSTITPKQLKEWIDDGENLELIDVREPNEFEIVSIPGARLIPKNEFLMGNALEGLPQDKKIVLNCKTGVRSAEVLAVLKSAGFSDAVHVGGGVIGWVNQIEPEKPVY from the coding sequence GTGTCGCTGCCACCCCTGGTCGAGCCGGCCCCCGAGCTCACCGTAGACGAGGTCCGCAGGTACTCCCGCCACCTGATCATCCCCGATGTGGGCATGGACGGGCAGAAGCGGCTGAAGAACGCCAAGGTGCTCTTTGTGGGCGCCGGCGGCCTGGGTTCGCCGGGTCTCATGTACATGGCCGCGGCGGGCGTCGGCACGCTCGGCATCGTGGAGTTCGACGAGGTCGACGAGTCGAACCTGCAGCGCCAGATCATCCACAGCCAGTCGGACATCGGCCGCCCCAAGGCCGAGTCCGCGCGTGACACGATCAAGGGGATCAACCCCTACGTGAACGTGGTTCTGCACGAGGAGCGGCTCGAGGCCGACAACGTGATGGACCTGTTCAGCCAGTACGACCTGATCGTCGACGGCACGGACAATTTCGCGACCCGCTACCTGGTCAACGACGCCTGCGTGCTGCTGAACAAGCCGTACGTGTGGGGTTCCATCTACCGCTTCGACGGCCAGGCCTCCGTCTTCTGGTCCGAGCACGGTCCCTGCTACCGCTGCCTCTACCCGGAGCCCCCGCCCCCCGGCATGGTCCCCTCCTGCGCCGAGGGCGGCGTCCTGGGCGTGCTCTGCGCGTCCATCGGCTCCATCCAGGCCAACGAGGCCATCAAGCTGCTCGCCGGCATCGGTGAGCCCCTCGTCGGCCGCCTGATGATCTACGACGCCCTGGAGATGCAGTACCGCCAGGTCAAGGTCCGCAAGGACCCCGACTGCGCGATCTGCGGCGAGAACCCGACCGTCACCGAGCTCATCGACTACGAGGCCTTCTGCGGCGTCGTGTCCGAGGAGGCCCAGGCGGCGGCCGCCGACTCCACGATCACTCCCAAGCAGCTCAAGGAGTGGATCGACGACGGCGAGAACCTCGAGCTCATCGACGTCCGCGAGCCGAACGAGTTCGAGATCGTCTCCATCCCGGGCGCCCGGCTGATCCCCAAGAACGAGTTCCTCATGGGCAACGCCCTGGAGGGCCTGCCGCAGGACAAGAAGATCGTCTTGAACTGCAAGACGGGTGTCCGCAGTGCGGAAGTCCTCGCGGTCCTGAAGTCCGCGGGCTTCTCCGACGCCGTCCACGTCGGCGGCGGCGTCATCGGCTGGGTCAACCAGATCGAGCCGGAGAAGCCGGTCTACTAG
- a CDS encoding alpha/beta hydrolase — MTRFTRWAALTAAAALLTAGCSGAGPSDDGAKKDDGNGGKAALDWGRCKATSDAPAPGDEWQCATLQVPLDWSKPNGETIGLALIRTKATGGDRVGSLLFNFGGPGGSGVSTLPAYAALTDDLRDRYDLVSWDPRGVAASGGVRCRDDKAIQAAESSVDGTPDTPAEERGFLADAADFGEGCQEAAEKLMAHVSTTDTARDMDRIRQALGDDRMHYFGISYGTELGGVYAHLFPEKVGRMTLDAVVDPTADTIGHAKNQTRGFQTALDNYLKSTGKDPEQGSREIADLLDRIDAEPLSTSSSGRELTQSLALTGIVLPLYSKSSWPALTSALEAAQDGDGTALLALADGYNERDASGRYGTTTHSQRVISCLDDKQRPTLEETRKLLPEFEEISPVFGSFLGWDTAGWCHDWPVPGQFDTPEVSAPDAAPILVVGNTGDPATPYEGARRMADELGEDVGVVLTWKGEGHGAYGSGSDCVDSAVNAYLLDGTVPEDGKVCS, encoded by the coding sequence ATGACCCGGTTCACCCGGTGGGCGGCCCTGACGGCCGCCGCCGCGCTGCTGACGGCGGGATGCAGCGGCGCGGGACCGTCGGACGACGGCGCGAAGAAGGACGACGGCAACGGCGGGAAGGCCGCGCTCGACTGGGGACGCTGCAAGGCCACCTCGGACGCCCCGGCACCGGGCGACGAGTGGCAGTGCGCCACGCTCCAGGTGCCGCTGGACTGGTCGAAGCCGAACGGCGAGACGATCGGTCTGGCCCTCATCCGGACGAAGGCCACGGGCGGCGACCGCGTCGGCTCCCTGCTGTTCAACTTCGGCGGCCCGGGCGGCTCCGGTGTCTCCACCCTGCCCGCCTACGCCGCCCTGACCGACGACCTGCGCGATCGGTACGACCTGGTGAGCTGGGACCCGCGCGGAGTGGCCGCGAGCGGGGGCGTCCGCTGCCGTGACGACAAGGCCATCCAGGCCGCCGAGTCCTCCGTGGACGGCACCCCCGACACCCCGGCCGAGGAGCGGGGGTTCCTCGCGGACGCCGCCGACTTCGGCGAGGGCTGCCAGGAGGCGGCCGAGAAGCTCATGGCGCATGTCTCCACCACCGACACCGCCCGGGACATGGACCGCATCCGGCAGGCCCTGGGCGACGACCGGATGCACTACTTCGGCATCTCCTACGGCACCGAGCTCGGCGGTGTCTACGCCCATCTGTTCCCGGAGAAGGTCGGCCGGATGACGCTCGACGCGGTGGTCGACCCGACCGCCGACACGATCGGTCACGCCAAGAACCAGACCCGGGGCTTCCAGACGGCCCTGGACAACTACCTGAAGTCCACCGGGAAGGACCCGGAGCAGGGCTCGCGCGAGATCGCGGACCTGCTGGACCGCATCGACGCCGAGCCGCTGTCGACGTCCTCCTCGGGGCGTGAGCTGACGCAGTCGCTGGCGCTGACCGGCATCGTCCTGCCGCTCTACAGCAAGTCCAGCTGGCCGGCGCTGACCAGCGCGCTGGAGGCCGCGCAGGACGGGGACGGCACGGCGCTGCTGGCCCTCGCGGACGGCTACAACGAGCGCGACGCCTCTGGGCGCTACGGCACCACGACCCACTCCCAGCGGGTCATATCGTGCCTGGACGACAAGCAGCGGCCGACTCTGGAGGAGACGAGGAAGCTGCTGCCGGAGTTCGAGGAGATCTCCCCCGTCTTCGGGTCCTTCCTCGGCTGGGACACGGCGGGCTGGTGCCACGACTGGCCGGTGCCGGGCCAGTTCGACACGCCGGAGGTGAGCGCCCCGGACGCGGCGCCGATCCTGGTCGTGGGCAACACGGGCGACCCGGCCACGCCATACGAGGGAGCGCGGCGGATGGCGGACGAGCTGGGCGAGGACGTCGGTGTGGTGCTCACCTGGAAGGGCGAGGGCCACGGCGCCTACGGCAGTGGCAGCGACTGCGTCGACTCGGCGGTGAACGCCTACCTGCTGGACGGCACGGTCCCGGAGGACGGCAAGGTCTGCTCCTGA